In Rubrivirga marina, the following are encoded in one genomic region:
- the ubiE gene encoding bifunctional demethylmenaquinone methyltransferase/2-methoxy-6-polyprenyl-1,4-benzoquinol methylase UbiE, which produces MVTKPPIGQAPGKREHVEAMFDEIAPRYDLLNRVLSFGIDVRWRKQAVAFLAEAIDGRPERLLDVATGTADLAIEALRLGGDVVGVDISEGMLSGGREKIQKRGLTDRVTLVQGDAADLPFEDDRFDGALVAFGVRNFEDLQAGLEGIRRVLRPGAPLVILEFSHPTAFPVKQGYEFYSKHVLPRVGKAVSGSSEAYEYLPESVAAFPDGEDFLAVMRAAGYSAPAVKPLTFGISSLYRGRA; this is translated from the coding sequence ATCGTGACCAAACCGCCCATCGGCCAGGCCCCCGGCAAGCGCGAGCACGTCGAGGCCATGTTCGACGAGATCGCCCCGCGCTACGACCTGCTCAACCGGGTCCTGTCGTTCGGCATCGACGTCCGGTGGCGGAAGCAGGCCGTGGCGTTCCTCGCCGAGGCCATCGACGGCCGCCCCGAGCGGCTCCTCGACGTGGCGACCGGCACGGCCGACCTCGCCATCGAGGCGCTCCGCCTCGGCGGCGACGTGGTCGGAGTCGACATCTCGGAGGGCATGCTGAGCGGCGGCCGCGAGAAGATCCAGAAGCGCGGGCTGACCGATCGCGTCACGCTCGTCCAGGGCGACGCGGCCGACCTCCCCTTCGAGGACGACCGGTTCGACGGCGCGCTCGTGGCGTTCGGCGTCCGCAACTTCGAGGACCTCCAGGCCGGGCTGGAGGGGATCCGCCGCGTGCTCCGGCCGGGCGCCCCGCTCGTCATCCTCGAGTTCAGCCACCCGACGGCGTTCCCAGTCAAGCAGGGCTACGAGTTCTACTCGAAGCACGTCCTCCCGCGCGTCGGCAAGGCCGTCTCTGGCTCGTCGGAGGCCTACGAATACCTCCCGGAGTCGGTCGCCGCCTTCCCGGACGGCGAGGACTTCCTGGCGGTGATGCGTGCGGCCGGCTATTCCGCGCCGGCTGTCAAGCCGCTGACGTTCGGGATCTCGAGCCTCTATCGCGGTCGGGCCTGA
- the dapF gene encoding diaminopimelate epimerase — MIVRTPLVVPFTKMNGAGNDFVVLDNRFLHFSDDELAAIARRFCPRRTGVGADGLLALDEPANDSDADFRMRYRNADGSLGTMCGNGARCLARFAVRAGLGAEADGVVHLAFDTDGGPYRARVEGGEPSGPVELDVPPPRGFGVADISGGERVLQIWTGTEHAVVFTADVETADVAGAGPRLRRDPAFEPTGANVNFVEVVETGPEARVRARTFEKGVEAETLACGTGAMASALAARLDGHLGDAERQSVAVEMPGGTLIVGFRVDGDEISDLTLAGPAETVYEGTIAWLG; from the coding sequence ATGATCGTCCGCACGCCCCTCGTCGTCCCGTTCACCAAGATGAACGGCGCCGGCAACGACTTCGTCGTCCTCGACAACCGGTTCCTCCACTTCTCCGACGACGAGCTCGCGGCGATCGCCCGGCGCTTTTGCCCGCGCCGCACCGGCGTCGGCGCCGACGGCCTCCTGGCGCTCGACGAACCGGCGAACGACTCCGACGCCGACTTCCGCATGCGCTACCGAAACGCCGACGGCTCCCTCGGGACGATGTGCGGCAACGGCGCGCGCTGCCTCGCCCGGTTCGCCGTCCGCGCCGGCCTCGGCGCCGAGGCGGACGGGGTCGTCCACCTCGCGTTCGACACGGACGGCGGCCCGTACCGCGCCCGGGTCGAGGGGGGCGAGCCGTCCGGCCCGGTCGAACTCGACGTGCCGCCGCCGCGCGGGTTCGGCGTGGCGGACATCTCCGGGGGCGAGCGTGTCCTCCAAATCTGGACCGGGACCGAGCACGCCGTCGTGTTCACGGCGGATGTCGAAACGGCCGACGTCGCGGGCGCCGGCCCGCGTCTCCGCCGTGATCCCGCGTTCGAGCCGACGGGTGCCAACGTCAACTTCGTCGAGGTCGTCGAGACGGGCCCCGAGGCGCGCGTCCGGGCGCGGACGTTCGAAAAAGGGGTCGAGGCCGAGACGCTCGCGTGCGGGACGGGCGCGATGGCCTCGGCTTTAGCGGCCCGCCTCGACGGGCACCTCGGCGACGCCGAGAGACAGTCGGTCGCGGTCGAGATGCCGGGCGGGACGCTGATCGTCGGTTTCCGCGTCGACGGCGACGAGATCTCGGACCTCACGCTCGCGGGGCCGGCCGAGACAGTCTACGAGGGCACCATCGCGTGGCTCGGGTGA
- a CDS encoding PhoH family protein — MLFGFNDVYLRKIESAFSDTRVVARGDQLKLRGPESQVDRIERVVGELVMILNRNGNLTENDVDTVLDLARVGTGLRRSAGQDAILFTPAGGTIQAKTPGQTRLVEAARQSDIVFAVGPAGTGKTYTAVALAVGALKSRQVKKIVLTRPAVEAGESLGFLPGGFKDKVDPYLRPLYDALEDMIEREKLQSYLERNIVEIVPLAYMRGRTLNSAFVILDEAQNATAGQMKMFLTRLGAGSRAIVTGDASQTDLPSRTQSGLVRAREILDGVDGIDFIDFGKEDVVRHKLVKDIIEAYERAGND; from the coding sequence ATGCTCTTCGGATTCAACGACGTCTACCTCCGCAAGATCGAGTCCGCCTTCTCCGACACCCGTGTCGTCGCGCGCGGCGACCAGCTCAAGCTCCGCGGGCCCGAGTCCCAAGTGGACCGGATCGAGCGCGTGGTCGGCGAGCTGGTGATGATCCTGAACCGGAACGGCAACCTCACCGAGAACGACGTCGACACGGTCCTCGACCTCGCGCGCGTCGGGACCGGGCTGCGCCGCTCGGCCGGCCAGGACGCCATCTTGTTCACGCCGGCGGGCGGGACGATCCAGGCCAAGACGCCGGGCCAGACGCGGCTCGTCGAGGCCGCCCGCCAGTCCGACATCGTGTTCGCCGTCGGGCCGGCCGGCACGGGCAAGACCTACACGGCCGTCGCGCTCGCCGTCGGCGCGCTGAAGAGCCGGCAGGTCAAGAAGATCGTCCTCACGCGCCCGGCCGTCGAGGCCGGCGAGAGCCTCGGCTTCCTCCCCGGCGGGTTCAAGGACAAGGTCGACCCGTACCTCCGGCCCCTGTACGACGCCCTCGAGGACATGATCGAGCGCGAGAAGCTCCAGAGCTACCTCGAGCGGAACATCGTCGAGATCGTCCCCCTCGCGTACATGCGCGGGCGGACGCTGAACAGCGCGTTCGTCATCCTCGACGAGGCCCAGAACGCCACCGCGGGCCAGATGAAGATGTTCTTGACGCGCCTCGGCGCCGGCAGCCGCGCCATCGTCACCGGCGACGCGTCGCAGACTGACCTCCCGAGCCGCACGCAGTCCGGCCTCGTCCGCGCCCGCGAGATCCTCGACGGCGTCGACGGGATCGACTTTATCGACTTCGGCAAGGAGGACGTCGTCCGCCACAAGCTGGTGAAGGACATCATCGAGGCCTACGAGCGGGCCGGGAACGACTAG
- a CDS encoding MBL fold metallo-hydrolase: MQYGDLEIHALPEGRFTVGTDKRFVPHAEGDPARKGTLFISVTPFLVRAPESTFLIDTGLGSWAEGRGTEFLIEGLARLGVAPEAVDRVVLSHLHFDHSGGAITPVGAEWRPTFPNADYVIQNAEVTAEGYHGESERARELVVDTLDREGQLVAVEGDAEVGPVALEVTGGHTGAHQIVRIRTGDLQAVFGGDVLGTPGAVTRRYQAKYDVDGKRSQEWRDRLVAEAAEAGHLLLFYHSTSRPAAFVEESAKGVREVEPVQL, translated from the coding sequence GTGCAGTACGGCGACCTCGAGATCCACGCGCTCCCCGAGGGGCGGTTCACCGTCGGCACGGACAAGCGGTTCGTGCCGCACGCCGAGGGCGACCCGGCGCGGAAGGGGACGCTGTTCATCTCGGTCACGCCGTTCTTGGTCCGCGCGCCCGAGAGCACGTTCCTCATCGACACCGGCCTCGGGTCGTGGGCGGAGGGCCGGGGGACCGAGTTCCTGATCGAGGGCCTCGCCCGCCTCGGCGTCGCGCCCGAGGCGGTCGACCGCGTGGTCCTGTCGCACCTCCACTTCGACCACTCGGGCGGCGCCATCACGCCCGTCGGCGCCGAGTGGCGGCCGACGTTCCCCAACGCCGACTACGTGATCCAGAACGCGGAGGTCACGGCCGAGGGCTACCACGGCGAGTCGGAGCGTGCCCGCGAGCTCGTCGTCGATACGCTCGACCGGGAAGGTCAGCTCGTAGCGGTCGAGGGCGATGCCGAGGTAGGGCCGGTCGCGCTGGAGGTCACGGGCGGGCACACGGGCGCGCACCAGATCGTTCGGATCAGGACCGGCGACCTCCAGGCCGTTTTCGGCGGCGACGTTCTCGGGACGCCGGGTGCCGTCACGCGCCGCTATCAGGCGAAGTACGACGTGGACGGGAAGCGGTCCCAGGAGTGGCGCGACCGGCTCGTCGCCGAGGCCGCCGAGGCGGGCCACCTCCTGCTGTTCTACCACTCGACGAGCCGGCCGGCGGCGTTCGTCGAGGAGAGCGCCAAGGGCGTCCGCGAGGTCGAGCCAGTCCAGCTCTAG
- a CDS encoding NUDIX hydrolase produces MPPDLDLTRLGAALADRLRRPLPGHDAHAEMAPFPARATVETLSTELNEGRPAATLVLLYPDEAGTPHFVLTVRRSHLRDHAGQVSLPGGSLEDGETPEDAARREAFEEVGVAPEAVEVLGRLTPIYIPPSRFSVWPIVATTAARPPFVAQEMEVAAVVEVPLADVLDDARRGSSMRAAPLGEFDVPFFDLAGLEVWGATAMMLAEFVAVLREVA; encoded by the coding sequence ATGCCCCCGGACCTCGACCTCACCCGCCTCGGCGCCGCGCTCGCCGACCGCCTCCGCCGGCCGCTCCCCGGCCACGACGCGCACGCCGAGATGGCGCCGTTCCCGGCACGCGCCACCGTCGAGACCCTCTCGACCGAGCTCAACGAGGGGCGCCCCGCGGCGACGCTCGTGCTGCTGTATCCCGACGAGGCCGGCACGCCTCACTTCGTGCTGACTGTCCGCCGGTCGCACCTCCGCGACCACGCAGGACAGGTCTCGCTGCCCGGCGGGAGCCTCGAGGACGGCGAGACGCCCGAGGACGCCGCCCGGCGCGAGGCGTTCGAGGAGGTCGGCGTGGCGCCCGAAGCGGTCGAGGTGCTGGGTCGGTTGACCCCCATCTACATCCCGCCGTCGCGGTTCTCGGTCTGGCCCATCGTGGCGACGACGGCCGCGCGCCCGCCGTTCGTGGCGCAAGAGATGGAGGTCGCCGCCGTCGTCGAGGTCCCGTTGGCCGACGTGCTCGACGACGCACGCCGCGGGTCGTCCATGCGGGCGGCGCCGCTGGGCGAGTTCGACGTCCCGTTCTTCGACCTCGCCGGCCTCGAGGTGTGGGGCGCGACGGCCATGATGCTGGCCGAGTTCGTCGCCGTCCTCCGCGAGGTGGCCTGA
- a CDS encoding SDR family NAD(P)-dependent oxidoreductase, with translation MPDSLTVFITGASAGIGAACARAFAARGDRVVLAARSTDALESLAADLNGALGAGTALVVPLDVTDAQAHLDAVAGLPDGWAEVDVAVLNAGLSKGLDPVWKNTVEDVDRMVDVNVKGVINGLRALVPGMLDRGRGHVITLASTAGHTVYPGGVVYCATKHAVRALTDGLKVDLHGTPIRVSAVSPGMVETDFSLVRFDGDRERADAVYADTTPLSAEDVADAVVYCAHAPAHVNVQELLLTPRVQSGFTMIARGEAADRVEGR, from the coding sequence ATGCCCGACTCGCTGACCGTGTTCATCACCGGCGCCTCGGCCGGCATCGGCGCCGCCTGCGCCCGCGCCTTCGCCGCCCGCGGCGACCGCGTCGTCCTCGCTGCCCGCTCCACCGACGCCCTGGAGTCGCTCGCCGCCGACCTCAACGGCGCGCTCGGCGCGGGCACCGCCCTCGTCGTCCCGCTCGACGTGACCGACGCGCAGGCCCACCTCGACGCCGTCGCCGGCCTCCCCGACGGCTGGGCCGAGGTGGACGTGGCCGTCCTGAACGCGGGGCTGTCGAAGGGCCTCGACCCCGTGTGGAAGAACACCGTCGAGGATGTCGACCGGATGGTGGACGTCAACGTGAAGGGCGTGATCAACGGGCTCCGCGCGCTCGTGCCGGGGATGCTGGATCGCGGTCGCGGCCACGTCATCACGCTGGCCTCGACGGCCGGCCACACCGTCTACCCCGGCGGTGTCGTGTACTGCGCCACTAAGCACGCCGTCCGCGCGCTCACCGACGGGCTGAAGGTCGACCTCCACGGCACGCCGATCCGCGTGAGCGCCGTCTCGCCGGGGATGGTCGAGACCGACTTCTCGCTCGTCCGCTTCGACGGCGACCGCGAGCGGGCCGACGCCGTCTACGCCGACACGACGCCGCTCTCGGCCGAGGACGTCGCCGACGCCGTCGTGTACTGCGCCCACGCGCCGGCCCACGTCAACGTCCAGGAGCTCCTGCTCACGCCGCGCGTCCAGTCCGGCTTCACGATGATCGCCCGGGGCGAGGCCGCCGACCGCGTCGAGGGCCGGTAG
- a CDS encoding 3-hydroxybutyryl-CoA dehydrogenase, whose amino-acid sequence MNVTVIGAGTMGNGIAHVFAQSGHAVTLVDLDQSRLDAALGTIDANLGRQVKKERITAEQQEATLGRIATQTDLARGVSEADLVVEAATEDATLKAKIFEQMDDAAPEAAILASNTSSISITQIAAATRRPDQVIGMHFFNPVPVMTLVEVVRGLATSDATYETVRQLSEDLGKVPVEVNDAAGFVSNRVLMPMVNEAVFCVHEGVATAEAVDTVMKLGMAHPMGPLTLADFIGLDVCLAILEVLHRELGEDKYRPCPLLRKMVAAGYLGRKSGQGFYTYD is encoded by the coding sequence ATGAACGTCACCGTTATCGGCGCTGGCACGATGGGCAACGGCATCGCCCACGTGTTCGCCCAGTCCGGCCACGCCGTCACGCTCGTCGACCTCGACCAGTCCCGCCTCGACGCCGCGCTCGGCACCATCGACGCCAACCTCGGCCGGCAGGTCAAGAAGGAGCGGATCACGGCCGAGCAGCAGGAGGCCACGCTCGGGCGCATCGCCACGCAGACCGACCTCGCCCGCGGCGTCTCCGAGGCGGACCTCGTCGTCGAGGCGGCGACGGAGGACGCGACGCTCAAGGCCAAGATCTTCGAGCAGATGGACGACGCAGCGCCCGAGGCGGCCATCCTCGCCTCCAACACGTCGTCCATCTCGATCACCCAGATCGCCGCGGCCACGCGCCGGCCGGATCAGGTCATCGGGATGCACTTTTTCAACCCGGTCCCGGTGATGACGCTGGTCGAGGTTGTCCGCGGCCTCGCGACGTCGGACGCGACGTACGAGACGGTCCGCCAGCTCAGCGAGGACCTCGGGAAGGTGCCCGTCGAGGTCAACGACGCGGCCGGGTTCGTCTCGAACCGCGTGCTCATGCCGATGGTCAACGAGGCCGTGTTCTGCGTCCACGAGGGCGTGGCGACGGCCGAGGCGGTCGACACGGTCATGAAGCTGGGGATGGCCCACCCGATGGGTCCGCTCACCCTCGCCGACTTTATCGGCCTCGACGTGTGCCTCGCCATCCTGGAGGTGCTCCACCGCGAGCTCGGAGAGGACAAGTACCGCCCGTGCCCGCTCCTCCGGAAGATGGTCGCCGCCGGCTACCTCGGCCGGAAGTCCGGTCAGGGGTTCTACACCTACGACTGA
- a CDS encoding thiolase family protein, translating into MASVILSAARTPVGSFGGSLSSVSAPDLGATAIRGALTWADVGEGDVDEVIMGNVVTAGEGQAPARQAALGAGLPQSVHCMTINKVCGSGMKAVMLADQAIRAGDAQVVVAGGMENMSQAPFYLPKARYGYGYGNGELIDGLFHDGLRDAYDGVAMGVAADQCGETCGVPRDRQDAFSIESYRRAQASTENGAFAEEIVPVTVPGRKGDTVVDTDEEPARTNFDKIPQLRPVFSKEGTVTAANASTINDGAAALVVASAEWAEASGKTPMARIVATSQHSQAPMEFTTAPIEAVNKVLDKAGLTLDDIDLFEVNEAFAVVALAAQDALGIPSEKLNVRGGSVAVGHPIGASGARILTTLLHAMAERDAKRGLAAICIGGGEATAIIVERD; encoded by the coding sequence ATGGCTTCTGTCATCCTCTCCGCCGCCCGCACGCCCGTCGGGTCCTTTGGCGGCTCCCTCTCGTCCGTCTCCGCGCCTGACCTCGGCGCCACCGCCATCCGGGGGGCCCTCACCTGGGCCGATGTCGGGGAGGGCGACGTGGACGAGGTGATCATGGGCAACGTGGTGACGGCGGGGGAGGGGCAGGCGCCCGCCCGTCAGGCCGCGCTCGGCGCCGGCCTCCCGCAGTCGGTCCACTGCATGACCATCAACAAGGTCTGCGGCAGCGGGATGAAGGCCGTCATGCTTGCGGATCAGGCCATCCGGGCGGGCGACGCGCAGGTGGTGGTCGCGGGCGGCATGGAGAACATGTCCCAAGCACCGTTCTACCTCCCGAAGGCCCGCTACGGCTACGGCTACGGCAACGGCGAGTTGATCGACGGGCTCTTCCACGACGGGCTCCGCGACGCCTACGACGGCGTGGCGATGGGCGTGGCGGCCGACCAGTGCGGCGAGACGTGCGGGGTCCCCCGTGACCGTCAGGACGCGTTCTCGATCGAGAGCTACCGCCGGGCCCAGGCCTCGACGGAGAACGGCGCGTTCGCCGAGGAGATCGTGCCCGTCACGGTCCCCGGTCGGAAGGGCGACACCGTCGTCGACACGGACGAGGAGCCGGCGCGGACCAACTTCGATAAGATCCCGCAGCTCCGGCCCGTGTTCTCGAAGGAGGGGACGGTCACGGCCGCCAACGCGAGCACGATCAACGACGGCGCCGCCGCGCTCGTGGTCGCCTCGGCCGAGTGGGCGGAGGCGAGTGGGAAGACGCCGATGGCGCGGATCGTCGCGACCTCGCAGCACAGCCAGGCGCCGATGGAGTTCACGACGGCGCCCATCGAGGCCGTCAACAAGGTGCTCGACAAGGCCGGGCTGACGCTCGACGACATCGACCTGTTCGAGGTGAACGAGGCCTTCGCGGTCGTGGCGCTGGCGGCTCAGGACGCGCTCGGCATCCCGAGCGAGAAGCTCAACGTCCGCGGCGGTTCGGTTGCCGTCGGCCACCCGATCGGCGCGAGCGGCGCGCGGATTCTCACGACGCTCCTCCACGCCATGGCCGAGCGCGACGCCAAGCGTGGCCTGGCCGCCATCTGCATCGGCGGCGGCGAGGCCACGGCGATCATCGTAGAACGGGACTAG
- a CDS encoding glycosyltransferase family 4 protein: MPVIALALGFLVSLVAALALVPVVRRIAARAGWIDTPDGRRKVHARAVPNVGGVAIVGAACLGIGVMTVARLELPRSISGALTLPHPFVVLGALGIAAVGFWDDLREITYRAKFAAQLAVTALAFLGGARVVVFDGPLGGGSLALAVSVVLTVVWMVGMMNAVNLIDGMDGLAAGVVAIAFWGLAGAHAMRGDLGALVLAAAVSGALFGFLRYNFNPASIFMGDSGSLFLGYVLAAYALRGTSHPHPVLALMIPAVIMGIPVLDTGVSILRRRMTGKPLFSADRDHIHHRLQAQMSTRQAAVTLYLFGTFLALGGVVMSGQRWVPALVTFAAGTGGVYAFLSYVHYLPSPVAIVRFAQHRRRLRQLVEERTGESAKAPRAGRIPHGRFEPVAGPER; encoded by the coding sequence ATGCCCGTGATCGCTTTGGCCCTCGGGTTCCTCGTCAGCCTTGTGGCGGCGCTTGCGCTCGTTCCCGTCGTTCGGAGGATCGCAGCCCGCGCTGGGTGGATCGATACCCCGGATGGGCGTCGGAAAGTCCACGCCCGGGCGGTCCCCAACGTAGGGGGCGTCGCCATCGTCGGCGCGGCGTGCCTCGGCATCGGGGTGATGACGGTGGCACGGCTCGAACTGCCGCGCTCGATCTCGGGCGCGCTCACGCTGCCGCACCCGTTCGTCGTCCTCGGCGCGCTCGGTATCGCGGCCGTCGGGTTCTGGGACGACCTCCGCGAGATCACGTACCGGGCCAAGTTCGCCGCCCAGCTCGCGGTGACGGCGCTCGCCTTCCTCGGGGGCGCCCGGGTCGTGGTATTCGACGGGCCGCTCGGGGGGGGGAGTCTGGCATTGGCCGTCTCCGTCGTCCTCACGGTCGTGTGGATGGTCGGGATGATGAACGCGGTCAACCTGATCGATGGAATGGACGGGCTGGCGGCGGGCGTCGTCGCCATCGCGTTCTGGGGGCTGGCTGGGGCCCACGCCATGCGGGGCGACTTGGGCGCGCTGGTGCTGGCGGCGGCCGTGAGCGGCGCGCTCTTCGGGTTCCTCCGGTACAACTTCAATCCGGCGTCGATCTTCATGGGCGACAGCGGGAGCCTGTTCCTCGGCTACGTCCTGGCGGCGTACGCACTGCGGGGGACGTCGCACCCCCACCCCGTTCTCGCCCTCATGATCCCGGCCGTGATCATGGGCATCCCGGTCCTCGACACGGGCGTCTCGATCCTGCGCCGCCGCATGACCGGCAAGCCGCTCTTCTCCGCGGACCGAGATCACATCCATCACCGCCTCCAGGCGCAGATGTCGACCCGGCAGGCGGCCGTCACGCTCTACCTGTTCGGGACGTTCCTGGCGCTCGGCGGCGTCGTCATGTCGGGCCAGCGGTGGGTCCCCGCACTGGTCACGTTCGCAGCCGGAACGGGAGGGGTCTACGCGTTCCTGAGCTACGTCCACTATTTGCCATCGCCGGTGGCCATCGTCCGATTCGCGCAGCATCGGCGTCGTCTCCGGCAACTCGTCGAGGAGCGCACCGGCGAGAGCGCCAAGGCGCCTCGGGCCGGCCGGATCCCCCACGGACGGTTCGAGCCAGTCGCTGGCCCGGAGCGGTAG
- a CDS encoding sugar nucleotide-binding protein, whose amino-acid sequence MRPRSSRPRTAPSRRWPISPVTGSRTPLSSHEGARDEARYLAGLAEAAGIPLVHLSTDNVFDGTASPHAPVAPPSVYSASKAAGEAAVGAATDRAETLRTARVFEGTANSFATRMLRPANEQPRLAVVAGQCPHPTATADIAHAALVAARHATDGWARITWRHHLGGLPVTMWYEQETPRWRRDRRWERFHSSRSPDLEGGLPDGRAAPVRGRASACSDARRARLRGGDRCVVSPSMSGAR is encoded by the coding sequence ATGAGGCCCCGCTCCTCTCGGCCAAGGACCGCTCCCTCCCGTCGCTGGCCGATCTCGCCGGTGACGGGCTCCCGAACGCCCCTTTCGTCTCATGAGGGTGCTCGTGACGAGGCCCGCTACCTCGCTGGACTTGCCGAAGCCGCGGGCATCCCGCTCGTCCACCTCTCAACCGATAACGTGTTCGATGGGACCGCTAGCCCGCACGCCCCGGTAGCGCCGCCGAGCGTCTACAGCGCGAGCAAGGCCGCCGGTGAGGCTGCTGTTGGGGCAGCCACAGATCGGGCAGAGACCCTCCGGACCGCAAGGGTCTTCGAAGGTACGGCGAACAGTTTTGCGACCAGGATGCTCCGGCCCGCCAACGAGCAACCCCGCCTCGCCGTCGTCGCCGGCCAATGTCCCCACCCGACGGCTACGGCCGACATCGCGCACGCGGCGCTGGTCGCAGCCCGTCACGCAACCGATGGGTGGGCCAGAATCACCTGGCGGCACCACCTGGGAGGGCTTCCGGTCACGATGTGGTATGAGCAGGAGACGCCGCGGTGGCGGCGGGACAGGCGATGGGAGCGGTTCCACTCGTCCCGGTCACCTGATCTCGAAGGAGGCCTACCCGACGGCCGCGCGGCGCCAGTCAGGGGTCGGGCTTCAGCATGCTCCGACGCGCGGCGCGCTCGGCTCCGAGGTGGCGACCGGTGCGTGGTGTCACCGTCGATGTCGGGAGCTCGCTAG
- the rfbC gene encoding dTDP-4-dehydrorhamnose 3,5-epimerase, which yields MTVRETALPGVLVVEPRVFGDARGFFLERYQAERYAAAGIPAAFVQDNHSRSVRGALRGLHFQRHHPQGKLVEAIRGRIWDVVVDVRPNSPTFGQWEGVTLTEGSHRQLWVPPGFAHGFCVLSDEADVLYKCTDVYRPDDEGGVRWDDPDLGIEWPLDEAPLLSAKDRSLPSLADLAGDGLPNAPFVS from the coding sequence ATGACCGTCCGAGAGACCGCGCTGCCCGGCGTGCTCGTCGTCGAGCCGCGCGTCTTCGGTGACGCCCGAGGCTTCTTCCTCGAGCGCTACCAGGCCGAGCGCTACGCCGCGGCGGGCATCCCCGCCGCGTTCGTCCAGGACAACCACAGCCGGTCGGTCCGGGGGGCGCTCCGTGGGCTCCACTTCCAGCGGCACCACCCGCAGGGGAAGCTGGTCGAGGCCATCCGCGGGCGGATCTGGGACGTCGTCGTCGACGTCCGGCCGAACTCGCCGACGTTTGGCCAGTGGGAGGGCGTGACGCTCACGGAGGGCTCGCACCGCCAGCTGTGGGTGCCGCCCGGCTTCGCCCACGGGTTCTGCGTGCTCAGCGACGAGGCCGACGTGCTGTACAAGTGCACCGACGTGTACCGCCCGGACGATGAGGGCGGCGTTCGGTGGGACGACCCGGACCTCGGCATTGAGTGGCCCCTCGATGAGGCCCCGCTCCTCTCGGCCAAGGACCGCTCCCTCCCGTCGCTGGCCGATCTCGCCGGTGACGGGCTCCCGAACGCCCCTTTCGTCTCATGA